In the genome of bacterium, one region contains:
- a CDS encoding pirin family protein, which translates to MITIRRSKDRGVAEFGWLHSNHSFSFGSYNDPDHMNYRAMRVLNDDWIEPSGGFPMHPHRDMEILTYMLEGALAHEDSMGHKSTIRHGDIQKMTAGTGIVHSEFNASDTEKAHLLQIWFEPNVRGLKPSYEERRLPLDARTDKLALIASPDESDSAVTIRQDVRVYASILTDGAKVRYETTPDRHIWIQMAKGGATVNGEALNEGDAAAVEDTSEIVIRATSPAEIVLFDLV; encoded by the coding sequence ATGATCACGATTCGACGATCGAAAGACCGGGGCGTTGCCGAGTTCGGCTGGCTGCACTCGAACCATTCGTTTTCGTTCGGCAGCTACAACGACCCCGACCACATGAACTACCGGGCCATGCGCGTGCTCAACGACGACTGGATCGAGCCGAGCGGCGGATTTCCGATGCATCCGCACCGCGACATGGAGATCCTGACCTACATGCTCGAGGGCGCGCTCGCGCACGAGGACAGCATGGGGCACAAATCGACGATCCGACATGGCGATATCCAGAAAATGACCGCCGGCACCGGGATCGTGCACAGCGAATTCAACGCGTCGGACACCGAAAAAGCGCATCTGCTGCAAATCTGGTTCGAACCGAACGTACGGGGCCTGAAACCGTCCTACGAGGAGCGCCGCCTGCCGCTTGACGCCCGGACGGACAAGCTTGCGCTCATCGCCTCGCCGGACGAATCCGACAGCGCGGTGACGATCCGCCAGGACGTGCGCGTGTACGCGTCGATCCTCACGGATGGCGCCAAGGTGCGGTACGAGACAACGCCCGATCGCCACATCTGGATTCAAATGGCCAAGGGCGGCGCGACGGTGAACGGCGAGGCGCTGAACGAGGGCGACGCGGCGGCGGTCGAGGACACAAGTGAGATCGTCATCCGCGCGACGTCGCCGGCGGAGATCGTTTTATTCGATCTTGTCTGA
- a CDS encoding DUF4202 domain-containing protein, translated as MSADPRFAAAITRLDAENARDPRSESVDGAGIPKELLYARRLTEAVLALDPDAPDDVLLAARAQHVRRWEFPRDRYPEGRAGYHRWRRDAALEHARIAGEILGDVGYDDATIARVQAIVRKEDLASDPLTQLLEDAIALVFIRYELDAFAAKTDPAKMPNIIRRTWAKMTPRGRDAALALPISDAARATIEAALAGEVTEDPESYPRI; from the coding sequence ATGTCAGCCGATCCACGATTCGCGGCAGCAATTACGCGGCTGGACGCGGAAAATGCGCGGGATCCGCGCTCGGAGAGCGTAGACGGCGCCGGCATCCCCAAGGAGCTGCTCTATGCGCGCCGTCTCACGGAAGCGGTGCTCGCGCTCGATCCGGACGCCCCGGACGACGTGCTGCTGGCCGCCCGCGCGCAGCACGTCCGGCGATGGGAATTTCCGCGCGACCGCTATCCCGAGGGGCGCGCTGGCTACCATCGTTGGCGGCGCGACGCCGCGCTGGAGCATGCGCGCATCGCAGGCGAGATCCTTGGCGACGTGGGATACGACGACGCGACGATCGCGCGCGTCCAGGCGATTGTCCGCAAGGAGGACCTTGCGTCTGACCCATTGACGCAACTTCTCGAGGACGCGATCGCGCTTGTGTTCATCCGCTACGAGTTGGATGCGTTCGCCGCGAAAACCGACCCCGCCAAGATGCCGAATATCATTCGCCGCACGTGGGCGAAAATGACGCCGCGCGGCCGGGACGCCGCGCTGGCCTTGCCGATATCCGACGCGGCGCGCGCGACGATCGAGGCCGCGCTCGCCGGCGAGGTTACGGAAGACCCGGAAAGCTATCCACGTATTTGA
- a CDS encoding glycosyltransferase family 9 protein, whose translation MTAEKTTWANIDCRHFDGVVPCRLKRDSCEGCTFYDPMGKRVLIIKLAAMGDVVRTTPILEPIRARHERTHVTWVMDKATVPLLTGVPGIEKIMVMNQETVQFLNAQRFDEVYCLDKDPRAIALSATVPAGTKKGFTLSPYGTLDVHDDDGLYALRLGIDDPFKFLENKKTYQEIVFEMSGFRFNGEPLRIGITDDEREEGRRFLARWGRDPFIGVNTGAGDFFATKRVPIDTTANICRLIRERLGYTPVLLGGPSEAERNQQIVKRVGAIVKDAGCEHPIRKFASIVSGLSAMVCVDTLAQHLAIAEGVPVLSIFGPTCPQEVHLYGRGEKFLMQPWCSPCYKQTCDHHTCMNDVRAEDVVEALGRIAIKPAA comes from the coding sequence ATGACGGCCGAAAAAACCACCTGGGCGAATATCGACTGCCGGCACTTCGACGGCGTCGTTCCTTGCCGCCTGAAGCGCGATTCGTGCGAGGGCTGCACTTTCTACGACCCGATGGGCAAGCGCGTGCTCATCATCAAACTTGCCGCGATGGGCGATGTCGTGCGCACGACGCCGATCCTCGAGCCGATCCGGGCTCGCCACGAGCGCACGCACGTGACGTGGGTCATGGACAAGGCGACGGTGCCGCTTCTGACGGGCGTGCCCGGCATCGAGAAGATCATGGTCATGAACCAGGAAACGGTGCAGTTTCTGAACGCGCAGCGATTTGACGAGGTCTATTGCCTGGACAAGGACCCGCGCGCGATCGCGTTGTCGGCGACGGTGCCGGCCGGGACGAAAAAAGGATTTACGCTGTCGCCCTACGGCACGCTCGACGTGCACGACGACGACGGCCTATACGCCCTGCGCCTCGGGATCGACGATCCGTTCAAATTCCTCGAAAACAAAAAAACGTATCAGGAAATCGTCTTCGAGATGAGCGGCTTCCGCTTTAACGGCGAGCCCCTTCGCATCGGGATCACGGACGACGAGCGCGAGGAAGGCCGCCGATTTTTGGCGCGCTGGGGGCGCGATCCGTTCATCGGCGTCAATACGGGCGCGGGCGATTTTTTCGCCACCAAGCGCGTGCCGATCGACACGACGGCTAACATCTGCCGCCTGATTCGCGAACGCCTGGGCTATACGCCCGTGCTGCTCGGCGGACCGAGCGAAGCCGAGCGCAATCAACAGATCGTCAAGCGCGTCGGCGCGATCGTGAAGGACGCCGGCTGCGAGCATCCGATCCGGAAATTCGCGTCGATCGTTTCCGGGCTGTCCGCGATGGTATGCGTGGATACCCTGGCGCAACATCTGGCGATCGCCGAAGGCGTGCCCGTGCTTTCGATCTTCGGGCCGACGTGTCCCCAGGAGGTTCACCTTTACGGTCGCGGCGAGAAATTCCTGATGCAGCCGTGGTGCTCGCCCTGCTACAAACAGACGTGCGATCATCACACGTGCATGAACGACGTGCGTGCCGAGGACGTGGTCGAGGCGCTTGGCCGCATCGCGATCAAACCGGCGGCGTAA
- a CDS encoding ABC transporter permease produces MGFFRLVFANLFRNKIRTTLTMLSVAVAAFLFCALEGVLDTLEDAIKLGSETRLVTRNEISLVFPLPLSYKERIGSVAGVEDVTTQNWFGGQDPKDSRNFFAQFAVEENTYPMYKNEMEIIDAIEPQAARGVPDGMDARLAAYLEDRTAAIVGKSLFDRMGWKLGDTITINGTIYPGEWPFKIAAVYRAKKRSFGEETLFFHWDYLYEKSGREALAGIYVLKLADPDKAGDVSRAVDAMFENSTAQTKTETESAFQAGFVSMYGNIPFVLRVIGFAVVFAILLVAANTMVMAVRERTGEIGVYKTLGFTDGAIFRLVLAEAALITLTAGLCGTIASKLLIEKSGFNAGGMLPPMSVHWATVAAGVGVTLVVGAVSGMVPAWQAARLKIVDAMRRVG; encoded by the coding sequence ATGGGCTTTTTCCGCCTGGTCTTCGCGAACCTGTTTCGCAACAAGATCCGCACGACGCTGACGATGCTCTCCGTCGCCGTCGCCGCGTTCCTTTTCTGCGCCCTGGAGGGCGTGCTCGATACGCTCGAGGATGCGATCAAGCTCGGAAGCGAGACGCGCCTCGTGACGCGCAACGAGATCTCGCTCGTATTCCCGCTGCCGCTTTCCTACAAGGAGCGCATCGGCTCGGTGGCGGGGGTCGAGGACGTGACGACCCAGAACTGGTTCGGCGGGCAGGACCCGAAGGACTCGCGAAACTTCTTCGCCCAGTTCGCGGTCGAGGAAAACACGTACCCCATGTACAAAAACGAGATGGAGATCATCGACGCGATCGAGCCGCAGGCCGCACGCGGCGTGCCCGACGGCATGGACGCGAGGCTCGCGGCCTACCTGGAGGACCGAACGGCCGCGATCGTCGGCAAGTCGCTTTTTGATCGCATGGGGTGGAAGCTCGGCGATACGATCACGATCAACGGCACGATCTATCCGGGCGAGTGGCCCTTCAAGATTGCCGCCGTTTATCGCGCGAAAAAGCGATCGTTTGGCGAGGAGACGCTGTTTTTTCACTGGGATTATCTTTACGAAAAATCCGGCCGCGAGGCGCTCGCCGGCATCTACGTGTTGAAGCTCGCGGACCCCGACAAGGCGGGGGACGTATCGCGCGCGGTGGACGCGATGTTCGAGAACTCGACCGCGCAAACGAAGACCGAAACCGAAAGCGCGTTCCAGGCCGGGTTTGTCAGCATGTACGGGAACATCCCGTTCGTGCTTCGTGTCATTGGATTCGCGGTCGTGTTCGCGATTCTACTCGTCGCGGCCAATACGATGGTCATGGCCGTGCGCGAGCGCACCGGCGAGATCGGCGTTTACAAGACGCTCGGTTTCACCGACGGCGCGATCTTCCGCCTGGTGCTCGCGGAGGCCGCGCTGATCACACTGACGGCGGGGCTTTGCGGCACGATCGCGTCGAAATTGTTGATCGAAAAATCCGGATTCAACGCGGGCGGCATGCTGCCGCCGATGTCCGTGCACTGGGCGACGGTCGCGGCCGGCGTCGGCGTGACGCTGGTCGTCGGCGCGGTGTCCGGCATGGTGCCCGCCTGGCAGGCGGCGCGGCTGAAAATTGTCGACGCCATGCGGCGCGTGGGGTAG
- a CDS encoding ABC transporter ATP-binding protein, with amino-acid sequence MASVEVRNLTKIYHRDAEDLRVLDNLSMSIKDGEFVALMGPSGSGKTTLLNIIGGIDEATSGQVNVGGTDISGLSGRRLAKWRSRSIGFIFQLYNLIPVLTALQNVELPLLLLPMSKKERIKRATTALELVGLGDRLGHLPRQLSGGQEQRVAIARALVADPLLFLADEPTGDLDRASGEEILTLLERLNREFKKTIIMVTHDPHAAERAQRLLHLDKGELSKDETRQAGNG; translated from the coding sequence ATGGCGTCGGTCGAGGTTCGGAATCTGACGAAGATCTATCACCGCGACGCGGAAGATTTGCGCGTCCTCGACAATCTGTCCATGTCCATCAAGGACGGCGAGTTCGTCGCGCTGATGGGGCCGTCGGGTAGCGGAAAGACGACGCTGCTGAACATCATCGGCGGCATCGACGAGGCGACGAGCGGGCAGGTGAACGTCGGGGGCACGGACATTTCCGGGCTTTCCGGGCGCCGGCTCGCCAAGTGGCGATCGCGCAGCATCGGGTTCATCTTCCAGCTCTACAACCTCATCCCCGTGCTGACCGCGCTGCAGAACGTGGAGCTGCCGCTTCTGCTTTTGCCGATGAGCAAGAAGGAACGCATCAAGCGCGCGACGACGGCCCTCGAACTCGTCGGCCTTGGCGACCGGCTCGGCCATTTGCCGCGCCAGCTCTCCGGCGGGCAGGAGCAACGCGTCGCGATCGCGCGGGCGCTCGTGGCCGATCCGCTGCTGTTTCTGGCCGACGAGCCGACCGGCGACCTGGACCGCGCCTCGGGCGAGGAAATCCTGACGCTTCTCGAACGCCTGAATCGCGAGTTCAAAAAGACCATCATCATGGTGACGCACGATCCTCACGCCGCCGAACGCGCGCAGCGGCTTCTGCATCTGGATAAAGGCGAGTTGTCGAAGGACGAGACGCGGCAGGCGGGGAACGGCTGA
- a CDS encoding ABC transporter permease — MAIPVSYNLRNVIRRPVSTAMTAIGIGLTVAIFIGALSLAAGFEQAVKTSGSPDNILVTRKGADAELSSAVSREAANIVRAHPSVAAGSDNRPLASPEVVVLIVLDRLGQPGSSNVTIRGVDREALALRDNLKVVEGRMFEPGRSEVIAGRRLAGRFQGIDVGGTVKFGAHEFTIVGLFEAGGSNFESEIWGDNKVIMPAARGEVFQSVTFRLAPGANFHDVKHELEADPRLQVDVERESEYYAKQSEMLANIVRFLGVFITVIMGVGAVFGAMNTMYAAVGQRTREIATMLVLGFSPFIILVSFLIESVVVALIGGAFGALLSLPINGISTGTTNFQSFSETAFEFRVTPGAIVTGLVAAAIMGFVGGLLPSIRAARHTPAQALRG, encoded by the coding sequence ATGGCGATTCCGGTTTCCTACAATCTTCGCAACGTGATCCGCCGCCCCGTTTCGACCGCCATGACCGCGATCGGCATCGGCCTCACGGTCGCGATTTTCATCGGCGCCCTGTCGCTGGCCGCCGGATTTGAACAAGCGGTCAAAACCAGCGGTTCTCCGGACAACATTCTGGTGACGCGAAAAGGCGCGGACGCCGAACTGTCGAGCGCGGTATCGCGCGAAGCGGCGAATATCGTCCGCGCACATCCTTCCGTGGCCGCGGGCTCCGACAATCGCCCGCTCGCAAGCCCGGAGGTCGTCGTGCTGATCGTGCTTGATCGCCTGGGCCAGCCGGGATCCTCCAATGTAACGATCCGCGGCGTGGACCGCGAGGCGCTCGCGTTGCGCGACAACCTGAAGGTCGTCGAGGGACGCATGTTCGAACCCGGCCGCTCGGAGGTTATCGCCGGCAGGCGGCTCGCCGGACGATTCCAGGGGATCGACGTCGGCGGTACGGTCAAGTTTGGCGCGCACGAGTTCACGATCGTCGGCCTGTTTGAGGCCGGCGGATCGAATTTCGAATCCGAAATCTGGGGCGACAACAAGGTCATCATGCCCGCGGCGCGAGGCGAGGTTTTTCAAAGCGTCACGTTTCGCCTTGCGCCCGGCGCGAATTTTCACGACGTGAAGCACGAACTGGAAGCCGATCCACGCTTGCAGGTGGACGTTGAGCGCGAGTCGGAATATTACGCCAAACAATCGGAGATGCTCGCGAACATCGTCCGGTTTCTCGGCGTGTTCATCACGGTCATCATGGGCGTCGGCGCGGTCTTCGGCGCGATGAACACGATGTACGCCGCGGTCGGCCAGCGCACGCGCGAGATCGCGACGATGCTGGTGCTCGGCTTTTCGCCATTCATCATCCTGGTTTCGTTTCTGATCGAGTCCGTCGTCGTCGCGCTGATCGGCGGCGCGTTCGGCGCGCTTTTGTCGCTGCCGATCAACGGCATCTCCACGGGCACGACGAATTTTCAGTCGTTTTCCGAAACGGCGTTCGAATTTCGGGTGACGCCCGGCGCGATCGTAACCGGCCTTGTCGCCGCGGCGATCATGGGATTCGTCGGCGGCCTCCTGCCGTCGATCCGCGCCGCGCGCCACACGCCGGCGCAAGCGCTTCGCGGCTGA
- a CDS encoding glutamate-5-semialdehyde dehydrogenase has product MSDIRWLATEARAASRALADADTGAKNAALFAMAAALRERTPEIVAANDEDRRRALEGGLSDALMDRLSLSPERLDAIARGVEEVAALPDPVGEISSLSRRPNGMLVGRMRIPLGVIGLIYEARPGVAADAASLCLKAGNAIVLRGGSDAASSNKVIGEVLQGAIAAAGLPGAAVTVIDDPSREVMKEFLALDDLVDLVIPRGGEGLIRFVAENSRIPVLKHYKGVCHLYIDRTANPEMAVALALNGKTQRPGVCNAVETILVHEEYAKDLLASLCRTLAAAGVEIRGCERTLTLFPEAAPASEDDWGAEYLDLIVAMRVVRDMHEAIEHIRAHGSDHTETIVTDHHPSAMEFLRRVGSSTVLVNASTRFADGFQLGLGAEIGISTSRLHAFGPMGLEGLTTRKFVVFGDGQIRTS; this is encoded by the coding sequence ATGTCCGACATCCGATGGCTCGCCACCGAAGCCCGCGCCGCGAGCCGGGCGCTCGCGGACGCCGACACCGGCGCGAAAAATGCGGCGCTTTTCGCGATGGCGGCCGCGCTTCGCGAACGCACGCCGGAGATCGTCGCCGCCAACGACGAGGATCGGCGGCGCGCCCTGGAAGGCGGTCTATCGGACGCGCTCATGGATCGCCTGAGCCTTTCGCCCGAGCGCCTCGACGCCATCGCGCGCGGCGTCGAGGAAGTGGCGGCCCTGCCCGATCCGGTCGGCGAGATCTCGAGCCTTTCGCGCCGTCCGAACGGCATGCTCGTCGGGCGCATGCGCATTCCGCTCGGCGTCATCGGGCTCATTTACGAAGCGCGGCCGGGCGTCGCGGCGGACGCGGCGTCCCTGTGCCTGAAGGCGGGCAACGCGATCGTCCTTCGCGGCGGGTCGGATGCGGCATCCTCGAACAAGGTCATCGGCGAGGTCTTGCAAGGCGCAATCGCGGCTGCGGGCCTGCCGGGCGCGGCGGTCACGGTTATCGATGATCCCTCGCGCGAGGTGATGAAGGAATTCCTCGCGCTCGATGACCTGGTGGACCTTGTCATTCCGCGCGGCGGCGAAGGGCTGATCCGCTTCGTCGCGGAAAATTCGCGGATTCCGGTGCTGAAGCACTACAAGGGCGTCTGCCATCTCTACATCGACCGTACCGCAAACCCGGAAATGGCCGTCGCGCTGGCGTTGAACGGCAAGACGCAGCGTCCGGGCGTCTGCAACGCGGTGGAGACGATTCTCGTGCACGAGGAATACGCGAAAGATCTGCTCGCGTCGCTGTGCCGTACGCTCGCGGCGGCCGGCGTGGAAATTCGCGGTTGCGAACGCACCCTCACATTGTTCCCCGAGGCGGCGCCCGCCTCCGAGGACGACTGGGGCGCGGAGTATCTCGATCTCATCGTCGCCATGCGCGTCGTGCGCGACATGCACGAGGCGATCGAGCACATCCGCGCGCACGGATCGGATCACACCGAAACGATCGTGACCGACCATCATCCGAGCGCGATGGAGTTTTTGCGGCGCGTGGGTTCGTCGACCGTGCTGGTGAACGCGTCGACGCGATTTGCCGACGGATTTCAGCTTGGCCTTGGCGCGGAAATCGGTATCTCCACAAGCCGCCTGCACGCCTTCGGCCCGATGGGGCTAGAGGGCCTTACGACGCGCAAGTTCGTCGTGTTCGGCGACGGGCAGATCCGAACGTCGTAA
- the proB gene encoding glutamate 5-kinase: MRNRLKNARRVVVKLGTNVLGAAGGGFDEPAIAAIVADLAAARAAGREIVIVSSGAVLAGRSVMEKGGRAADRLDVTVKQALAAVGQTELMRFWANLFAGHQVRVGQVLVTRDLIHVHRRFFNARHTLSALIAWGVVPIVNENDTVASEEIRLGDNDQLSAVVAGLVDADALILLTDQEGLYTRDPTAHPDAELVPVVSLTGDEDFVPGLPRSGRGLGGMQSKVTAARFAARFGVTTVIARGKRDGVLRDVLAGEEVGTIFETRDTLIRGKKRWLFFHDAPLGRLLVDAGASRALIEKGRSLLPSGIREVDGEFSQGAPVEVRDEEGRSLARGLSAYSSREIRLIMGRRSGEIEEILGFTLGDEVIHRDDLLVLD; this comes from the coding sequence ATGCGTAACCGCCTGAAAAATGCCCGCCGCGTCGTCGTCAAACTCGGCACGAATGTGCTGGGCGCGGCCGGAGGCGGATTCGACGAGCCGGCGATCGCCGCGATCGTGGCCGACCTTGCGGCGGCGCGCGCGGCCGGCCGGGAGATCGTCATCGTCTCGTCCGGCGCGGTGTTAGCCGGGCGCAGCGTCATGGAAAAAGGCGGGCGCGCGGCGGACAGGCTCGACGTCACCGTCAAGCAGGCACTCGCGGCGGTGGGGCAGACCGAACTCATGCGATTTTGGGCGAACCTTTTTGCCGGACACCAGGTGCGCGTCGGGCAGGTGCTTGTCACGCGCGATCTCATCCACGTGCATCGCCGGTTTTTCAACGCGCGGCATACGCTCTCGGCGCTCATCGCGTGGGGTGTGGTGCCGATCGTGAACGAAAACGATACCGTCGCTTCGGAGGAAATTCGCCTCGGCGACAACGATCAACTCTCCGCCGTCGTCGCCGGGCTCGTCGACGCGGACGCGTTGATCCTGCTGACCGATCAGGAGGGCCTCTATACCAGGGATCCGACAGCGCACCCGGACGCGGAGCTCGTCCCGGTCGTGAGCTTGACGGGCGACGAAGATTTCGTGCCCGGCCTGCCCCGCTCCGGGCGAGGTCTGGGGGGCATGCAATCAAAGGTGACCGCCGCGCGGTTCGCCGCGCGGTTCGGCGTGACCACGGTCATCGCACGGGGCAAGCGCGACGGTGTGTTGCGCGATGTGCTGGCGGGCGAGGAAGTCGGGACGATTTTCGAAACGCGCGACACGCTGATACGCGGCAAGAAGCGCTGGCTGTTTTTTCACGACGCGCCGCTCGGACGCCTTCTTGTCGACGCGGGCGCGTCGCGGGCGCTCATCGAGAAAGGGCGCAGCCTTTTGCCAAGCGGTATCCGCGAGGTGGACGGCGAATTCAGCCAGGGCGCGCCCGTGGAGGTCCGCGACGAGGAAGGTCGAAGCCTCGCCCGCGGATTGTCGGCTTACTCGTCGCGCGAGATCCGCCTGATCATGGGCCGGCGATCCGGCGAGATCGAGGAAATTCTGGGATTCACACTGGGCGATGAGGTCATCCACCGCGACGATCTCCTCGTTCTGGATTAG
- a CDS encoding NAD(P)H-binding protein, translating to MSAQGSAESRHRAFVTGATGYTGHAVVRRLRERRVETWAHVRPDSPQLDDWRREFEAVNATVDTTAWDADALATTFRRIDPTIVFILVGTTRHRARAAARRRGNAENESYENVDYGLTKKVLDALLAAGIRPRVVYLSAAGAAPNAHSAYGAARWRAEEAVRGSGLPYTIARPSFITGLDRPELRAAEFAFARTLDAALSLAAMLGGKSLHDRYRSTSAKTLAQALVAIALNPAAENQVVESENLRR from the coding sequence ATGTCCGCGCAAGGCAGCGCGGAGTCTCGACATCGCGCGTTCGTTACCGGTGCGACCGGCTACACCGGTCACGCGGTCGTTCGGCGCCTGCGTGAACGGCGTGTGGAAACCTGGGCGCACGTCCGTCCGGATTCGCCGCAGCTCGATGATTGGCGGCGCGAATTCGAGGCCGTCAACGCGACCGTCGATACCACGGCGTGGGACGCCGACGCCCTGGCCACCACCTTCCGCCGCATCGATCCGACGATCGTCTTCATTCTCGTCGGCACGACGCGCCATCGTGCACGCGCGGCCGCGCGCCGGCGTGGTAATGCGGAAAACGAAAGCTACGAAAACGTCGACTACGGCCTGACGAAAAAGGTTCTCGACGCGCTCCTCGCCGCCGGGATACGCCCGCGCGTCGTTTATCTGTCCGCCGCGGGCGCCGCGCCCAATGCGCACTCGGCCTACGGCGCCGCGCGATGGCGCGCCGAAGAGGCGGTTCGCGGCTCCGGCTTGCCGTACACGATCGCGCGGCCCTCGTTCATCACGGGTCTCGACCGGCCGGAACTGCGCGCCGCGGAGTTTGCGTTCGCCCGCACGCTCGACGCGGCGCTGTCGCTTGCGGCGATGCTCGGCGGGAAAAGCCTGCACGACCGCTATCGCTCGACGAGCGCCAAAACTCTCGCGCAAGCGTTGGTCGCGATCGCGCTCAATCCCGCGGCGGAAAATCAGGTGGTCGAGTCGGAGAACCTGCGGCGGTAG
- a CDS encoding alkaline phosphatase family protein — MKRRLAVLFCDGAPFSFVSEMLGRGLLPNIARLVKGGACVPLATSCPAESPVAFAEALTGTNPGKHGIFDFLHRDPATYLPRIALYDVTDAGFSPTLRVPTISEPLSRAGVRHAFIRLPGTFPAPETATFAASGLGIPDAEGSWGRGTIFRDGAKESDDLFGTRTHPLRRVGEAYVLDVPLARDPIALFRDGDSFRAGEVRFPGNRFGPWIEVGLENGRRGVLAVCPTGTCDVPVFVVTPVWEHPEDTRLPAFRPADFGAKLCARHGTQPVSGWPEPNLLLAEDNIPFPAFLELCERTSAFVESTIFDALADSSLDLVFADLELFDRLAHAGFGDNAPEEARAALAGALVRFDGVVGSIVREHPELTLWLASDHGFAPWTRRVNINRILRDWGYLVVEGGDADPSLSSLSPGGVLWSGVDWGRSRAYALGLSKVYLNLEGREAAGIVPPGRPAEILRAEIADRLLDLRDPETGARVLRRVFDARRIYWGTAMAASGDLVLGFESGYRVDWAGSLGGTGTPAFAPNDSGWRADHCGVDPELIPGFFASANTPEAASVRLRDIAPSILRHFGLAIPEIMDGAPVIR, encoded by the coding sequence GTGAAGCGCCGGCTTGCCGTTCTGTTTTGCGACGGCGCGCCGTTTTCGTTCGTGTCGGAGATGCTCGGGCGAGGCCTCTTGCCGAATATCGCGCGCCTGGTGAAGGGTGGCGCGTGCGTTCCGTTGGCGACGTCCTGCCCGGCGGAAAGCCCGGTCGCGTTTGCCGAGGCGTTGACCGGGACGAATCCCGGCAAACATGGCATTTTCGATTTTCTGCACCGCGATCCGGCGACCTACCTTCCGCGCATTGCTCTCTACGACGTGACCGACGCGGGCTTTTCCCCGACGTTGCGCGTGCCGACGATCAGCGAGCCGCTTTCGCGCGCGGGCGTGAGGCACGCGTTCATCCGCCTTCCGGGCACGTTCCCGGCGCCGGAAACCGCGACATTCGCGGCAAGCGGCCTTGGCATCCCGGACGCGGAAGGCTCGTGGGGACGCGGAACGATTTTCCGCGACGGCGCGAAGGAATCCGACGATCTGTTCGGCACGCGGACGCATCCGCTTCGGCGCGTGGGCGAGGCGTATGTGCTCGACGTTCCGCTCGCGCGGGACCCCATCGCGCTCTTTCGCGACGGAGACTCCTTCCGCGCGGGCGAGGTGCGATTTCCGGGAAACCGCTTTGGCCCGTGGATCGAAGTCGGGCTTGAAAACGGGCGGCGCGGCGTGCTTGCGGTTTGCCCGACAGGCACGTGTGACGTGCCGGTTTTCGTCGTCACGCCGGTGTGGGAACATCCGGAAGACACCCGCCTGCCGGCATTTCGCCCGGCCGATTTCGGCGCGAAACTTTGTGCGCGGCACGGGACGCAGCCCGTCTCGGGTTGGCCGGAGCCGAATCTCCTGCTTGCCGAGGACAACATCCCCTTCCCCGCGTTTCTCGAACTCTGCGAACGCACATCCGCGTTCGTCGAATCGACGATTTTCGACGCGCTCGCGGATTCGTCGCTCGATCTCGTGTTCGCCGACCTTGAGTTGTTCGACCGCCTCGCTCATGCCGGATTCGGCGACAATGCGCCCGAGGAAGCCCGCGCGGCGCTCGCCGGCGCTCTTGTGCGCTTTGACGGCGTGGTCGGGTCGATCGTTCGCGAGCATCCGGAACTGACGCTGTGGCTCGCGAGCGATCACGGCTTCGCGCCGTGGACGCGGCGCGTCAACATCAACCGCATCCTGCGCGACTGGGGCTATCTCGTCGTCGAGGGCGGCGATGCCGACCCGAGTCTCTCCTCGCTTTCGCCGGGAGGTGTGCTCTGGAGCGGCGTCGATTGGGGGCGATCGCGTGCCTACGCGCTTGGGCTCTCGAAGGTTTATCTCAACCTCGAGGGGCGCGAGGCCGCGGGCATCGTGCCGCCCGGTCGCCCGGCAGAGATTTTGCGCGCCGAGATTGCCGATCGCCTGCTCGACCTGCGCGATCCGGAAACTGGCGCGCGCGTTCTGCGTCGCGTTTTCGACGCGCGGCGGATCTACTGGGGCACCGCGATGGCGGCGTCCGGCGATCTCGTACTGGGGTTCGAATCCGGATATCGCGTGGACTGGGCGGGCTCGCTTGGCGGCACCGGCACCCCCGCGTTCGCGCCGAATGACTCCGGATGGCGCGCCGATCACTGCGGCGTCGATCCCGAATTGATTCCCGGCTTCTTCGCCTCCGCGAACACGCCGGAGGCCGCGAGCGTGCGTCTGCGCGACATCGCCCCTTCGATTTTGCGGCACTTCGGCCTTGCGATCCCCGAAATCATGGATGGAGCGCCGGTGATACGTTAG